In Deltaproteobacteria bacterium, the genomic stretch GCTCCGCAGGACGGACTTGAACCGCCGACCTAGTGGTTAACAGCCACCCGCTCTACCAACTGAGCTACTGCGGAATATTCGGGGATTCCGGCGCCGAAGCGTCGGGGAAGGGGCTTATACGGGAGCGGGGGCGGGGGTGTCAATCGACCTTTTCGGCCTGTGCGCCGGCCTGCGGCGCGCCCTCGGGGCCGGCCTCGGAGAGGGGCAGCCACTGCTTGCCCGCCCAGACGAAGAGCTCGGGGGAGAGGCCGTAGGGGGCGGTCTGGTACATGCCCTTCGCCAGGATCTTCAGCGCCTCGACGCTGCCGTCGCGCTCGCCGGGGGTGGCGGTCTGCGCGGTATAGAGGATGAGGTCGCGGTGGGGGAAGGCGGCCACGAGGGGCCCGGGCATCCCGGCGGCGATGGCCTCCCAGCGGGCGGTGAGGAGGGCCCGGGCGGCGCCGTAGCTGTCCTCGGTGGCGAGGCTCCAGAGCTCGGGGCCGCCGCCGGGCGCCAGGGCCTTCGTGCCCATCCCCAGCTTCTCGGGCTTCGCCGGATCGATCGAGTCGACGGCCTCGAGGTTCTGGCGGGCGAGGGTGAAGGCGAACTCGGCGTCCATGCCGAGGGCCTCGAGGTCCCCGGCGGTGGCCATCCGCAGGCTCTCGGGGAGGTCCACGACGAGCACGACCTTCAGCCCGCTCGAGGTGCCCCCGAAGGCCCGGGTCACGGGGGCGTTCTCGGCGGCCTTCTCCGGCACCTCGGCGAGGCGGGCGGCGACCTCCGCGAGGTAGGCGTCGCTCTTGAGCGTGAGGCGCAGCTGCTCGGGCCGGGGCGGGACCTCGCCCGTCGCGGCCCGCTTCACCTGCTCGACGAGGGCGGCGACATGGGCGTCCACGAAGCCCTCGCAAGCCTCGGGGTCGGCGCCGCACTGGGCCACGAGGTTGTCGAGGAAGATCTGCGCCTCGGTCTCCTCGTTCACGACGAGGGTGAGCGCCCCCTCCCCCTTCACCTTCAGCTCGTGCTCCGGCAGCGCCGCGCGGATCTTCGCGGCGACGTGCTCGGTGAACGCCGCCAGGTCGACCTGGGCGACGGGGCCGCCGAGGGTGGTGGTCCCCCCGGCCATCGGGGCGAAGGAGCTCCAGACCATGGCGCCGAGGGCGGCGACGATGACGAGGCCGATGAAGAGACGCTTCCCGTTGCGGCGGCTTTCCATGGGCCCCGCGATATCCAAGGGATCTCCGCGGCGCAAGGGAGGCCGGGCTGGAGGAGTTTCCCGCGTGCGCGTGCGCGGTGGAGCCCCCTGCCCCGGAGTGAAAACCCGCCCCCTTCTCGAACCCCTTCGATTCTCTGCTAGCATCACGGGATCGATGATCGGCCCGGTCCCCCCCGCACGAACCCGGCAGCTGGAGGCGCTGCTGCTCGAGGACGTCTCGCCGCAGATGCTGACCCTCGGTCTGCTGCAGGCCGAGGGCCCCTCCCACTTCCAGGCCTGCATCCAGGACGACGCCGTGGTCGGAATTTTTTACCTCGGTCAGGACGGGGTGGCGGTGACGGCGGCGGTGAAGAGCCGGGCGGCGGCCATGGAGATCGGTGAGGCCCTGCGCAGGCGGGAGCTCCGCCGGCTGCTCGGCACCCAGCTGGCGGTGGCCGGGGTGATGGCGGGCCTGGAGCGCAACGGCGTGCCGAAGGTCGAGCTGCGCCTGCACCAGGTGACCCCGGACGACATGGGGCCCTACGTGAACCCCTCCCTGCGCAAGGCGACCGGCGCGGATCTGCCCGACCTGCTGCAGTCCCTCGAGATGGCCGCGGCCGAGGAGCAGGAGCAGGGCCTCTCGATCACCCCCGAGCTCACGGGCGCCGAGATGGACCGGCTGCGCGAGCAGATCACCCGCGGGCGGATCTGGCTGGTGGACATCCCGGATCAGCCCGGCGAGATCGCCTTCCGGGTGGAGGTGGAGGCGGAGAGCCGCCACGGCGCGCACCTCGGCGGCATCTACACGCACCCGGACGCGCGCGGACGGGGCCTGGCCTCCCTCTGCATGGGGCAGCTGGCCCGGCACATGCTGGCCCGGATGCCCCGGCTCTCGGCCTTCGTGCCGACCAGCAACCCGGCCGCCCAGCGGGTGGTCCGCAAGGTGGGCTTCGGCCCCGGCGTCACCTGGACCCAGGTCGAGCTCGGCTAGTTGTCGAGCGCGCCCTCCTCGATCCAGAGCCGCAGCCCCTCGAGCTGGGCGGCGGTGAGCGGGGTCTGGTTGCGGGGCATCTGGACCCCACAGACCGCGGCCGAGAGCCCGGCGTCGGTGCAGGCCGACCCCTGGGTGCCCTCGACCTTCCGGTAGAGGTAGCTGTCGGCCGGGAAGCCCGGCTCGATGTAGCTCATCGAGGGGAGCTCGCCGGTGGCGACCCCCACCAGACCCGCGTAGACACCGCCGCCACTCAGGGTGGGGCTGTTGCCTCCACCATGGCAGCCGGCGCTGGCGCAGCGCGCCGAGAAGATCTGGCTCTGGAGCTCGGTGAAGGTCAGGGCGGTCGGGCCGCCGCCGCCATCGGTGGCTCCACCGTCGGTCCCGCCGTCGGTGACGCCACCGTCCACGAGGCCCCCATCCGCGACGCCGCCGTCGGTGTCTCCACCATCGATGCTGCCGCTGTCGTCCACCCCGCCGTCGCCGCCCTCGGGGTCGGGCCCGCAAGCGGGGGTGAAGGGGAGCAGGAGCGCCAGCACGAGGCTGGCGAGGATCGTGGACCGGCTGGAGATCTTCATCACTTCCGGAAGAAGGTAGGCCGCGCTCCATGGGGCACAACCTCGCTCCCGTGCTATGAGGACCCCCATGCGCCGCAGCCGCCTCCACATCTGGATCCTGCTCGGCATGGTCCTCGGGGCCGGCTGGGGGACCGCCCTGAACCGCGTCCACTTCGAGACCTTCGAGGAGGAGGCGCGGGCCGAGGTCCTCGGCCCCGCCTGGACGGCGCCCGAGGCGATGGCCCGGCAGAAGCAGGTGCAGGGGGCGATCGACGCCCGCTTCGAGGCGACCTTCTTCGGGGGCGCCGCCTACGGCCTGGCGGCCCTCTTCCTCGCCCTCCTGAAGATGGTGGTGATCCCGCTGGTCCTCTTCTCCCTCGTCTGCGGAGTGGTGGGCCTGAAGGACTTCGGCCGCCTCGGCAAGATCGGCCTGAAGACCGGCGCCTGGTACCTGACGACCAGCCTGCTGGCGATCCTCACCGGCCTGCTGCTGGTGAACCTCCTCGGACCGGGGCGCGGCCTGACCCTGCCCCTGCCGGGCGGCGAGGCGGCCCCCGTCACCGAGGGCGCCGGCTTCTGGAAGATGATCGTGGAGATGGTCCCGGCGAACGTCGTGCAGGCGATGGCCGAGTTCGATCTCCTCTCGGTGATCGTCTTCGCCATCTTCTTCGGGATCTTCCTGCTCAAGCTCCCGGAGGAGAAGCGGGCGCCGGTGGAGCGCTTCTTCGAGGGCGCCTTCGCCGTGATGCTGGAGATGACCTCCTTCATCATCAAGCTCGCCCCCCTCGGCATCGCCGCCCTCATCGCCCGCCTGGTGGCGAGCACCGGCCCCTCGGTCTTCGTGGACCTGATGGGCTACGTGGGCACCGTCGGCCTGGCCCTCGCCCTCCACGCCTTCGTCACCCTCCCCTCGCTGATCTGGCTGGCCACCCGCCGGAACCCCTTCCGGGTGATGCAGGCCATGAGCCCGGCCCTGCTGACCGCCTTCTCGACCGCCTCCTCCAGCGGAACCCTGCCGGTGACGATGGAGCGCCTGGAGCGGGGGGTCGGCGTCAGCAACAAGGTCTCGAGCTTCGTCCTGCCCCTGGGCGCCACCGTGAACATGGACGGCACCGCCCTCTACGAGTGCGTCGCCACCCTCTTCGTCGCCCAGGTCTTCGCCACCGCGCATCCCGAGTTCGCCCTGGGCTTCGGCGCTCAGCTGACCATCGTGACCCTCGCCCTGCTGGTGAGCATCGGCGCCGCCGGGATCCCCCACGCCGGCCTGGTGATGATGGTCATCATCTTCGAGGCGGTGGGGCTCCCCCTCGAGCTGACCGCCCTGCTCTGGGCCGTGGATCGTCCGCTCGACATGATGCGGACGGCGGTGAATGTGTGGAGTGATTCTTCGGGGGCGACGGTGGTGGCGCATGTGGAAGGGGAGATCGGAACTCCGGAGCTCCACGGGGGTCCATCCAGAGCATGAGGCCCACGGGAGAAGCCGTGGACGTGTACGTAGACGTGCACGTGGACCGCGCGAACAGATCCCTGGGTGATGCACGGGTTCCTCGGATGAGATCCGTACACGTACACGTACACGTCCTCGTGCTCGGCCTCTCCTTGCTCGCCGCCGGGTGCCCCGCGCACACCGTTTCCGCCCCCAGGCTCGAGCCGACCCCCACCACCACCCGCGAGCGGAGCATCCCCTCCCTCTCCTCCGACCTCGACGCCCTCACCCACGACTGCCTCGGTGAGCTGCCCGAGGGCTACGACGACGCCGATCTCCTCCTCTCCCTCGAGCGCGCCTTCGACGAGCGGGATCCCCGCTGCTGGAGCGCCCGGGAGATCGTGCTGGCCGGCCACTACCTCGATCAGAACGATCCCGAGCTCCTGTCCCGGGCCGACCTCCACGCCCGGCAGGCGGAGATGCGCTCGACCCGGCAGGGACACGACGACCTGGGCGCCCTGGCCCGCCTGATGCGAGCCCGGATCGCGATGGCCGCCGGCGACGCGGCCGGCACGATCCATCACCTGGAGCGCGCCGCCACGGCGGCGGGGCTCTGGGCGGCGGTGGGCCTGGCCCCCGAGGCCCTGGACGCGATCTACCTGCGCCTCTTCGTCGAGGCCCTGGCTCGCTGGGAGCAGGAGGGCCTGCCCGCCGACTACGGTCGGGCCGCGGCGGCGGCCACCCGCCTCCACGGCCGCGAGGCCCTGCGGGCCCTGCTGGCGGCCGGGGCGACCCCGGCCCAGCTGGCCGAGGTGGCCGAGAACGAGAGCGCCCGCGAGCGCCTGGAGGACCTGCGGAGCCTCACCGAGCGCAGCCGCCTGGCCTGGGGTACCGAGGTCCGCAAGCTGGCCCCGGGCCGCGCCGAGGAGGCCGAGGCCCTCGAGCAGGCGGGGCCGGGCTGGATGGCCGGCGCGCCCCTCCTCCTCGACTGGCTCCCCGGCGAGCTGGAGGCCCTCGACGACGCGGCCACGGCGGTGCTGGCCGGCCCCGAGGTGCTGCTGGTCTACGTGAGCGGCGAGGAGCACGGGGGGCTGCTGGTGATGACCGAGGAGTCCCGCACGGCCCATACCCTGGCCGGAGGGGACGAGCTGGAAGGGGCCATCGAGGCCTGCTGGGCCGCCTGGCCGGTGGCCGAGGATCCCCCGGCTCCGGAGCTCCCGGAGGCCTGCCAGAGGCTGGCGACGGAGTTGCTGCATCCGGCGGCCGAGGTGCTGGAGAGCGCCCGGCAGGTCCTGATCGTCGGCCACGGGCCGGTGCACGGCGCGCCCTTCGAGCGGCTCCTGCCCGGCCACCGGGTCTACCGGGTGCCCTCCCTCCTGGGCCTGGCCGGGATCCGGCTGCGGGCCTGGCAGGGGCGCCCCCTGCCCCACCCGGCCGCCCGGGACCTGCTGCCCCGCCTCGAGGGCCGGACCGGGGTACCCGACACCCTCGGCCGGACCCGCCTGCACCTCTCGGCCGGGGAGAACGAGGTCGAGGCCCCGGTCGGAGGCCGGGGACCCCGGGTGACCTGGGGAGTTCCCCTTACGGTCCCGGCCGCAATGGAAGCCGAATCCGAGGGGAGCCCATCGGCCCCCCCGGAAACCCCGGAGAACCCGTGAACGTGTACGTGCACGTGCACGTGCACGGCCTTTCCGACGGGGCCCGGATTCCATTGATTGACAGGGTGATTCCCTCCCGGTAGAAGCCCCCGGTCTGCACCTCTCTCGGGCCCCCGGGTCCGCAGAGCGGGTCGGAGGTCCCATGCGGGGTGCTCGCGTGAACGAGCAATGCCGGTGGAGCCGACGCAGATGGAACTGCAACGAGCACCGACACCACATCTGGCGGGAGTCTCTCCACCTCACGTGCCCGCCATCGGGGGAAACATGGAAATCACTGAAGTCAGGATCTTCCCGGTCCAGGAGGATCGCCTGAAGGCCTACGTCACCATCACTCTCGATGGCTGCTTCGTGGTCCGGGACCTGAAGGTCGTGAAGGGACATGGCGGACTCTTCGTCGCCATGCCCGCCAAGCGCCGCAAGGACGGAACGTTCAAGGACATCGCCCACCCGCTCAACACCGAGACCCGCGCCTGGATGGAGAAGGCCATCCTCGACGCCTACTACGAGGAGTCGGGCGACCAGGACGGGGACGAGGACTAGGCTCCATGCTCGCAGGCACCTACAAGGTCTTCGCCGGGAACTCGAACCCGAGCCTCGCGAAGGAGGTGTGCGCCTACCTCGACCGTCCGCTCTCCCGGGCGGAGGTCCAGCGGTTCTCCGACGGGGAGATCTCCATCGAGATCACCGACAACGTCCGGGGCACCGATGTCTTCATCGTCCAGAGCACCAGCGCCCAGGCGAACGACCACCTGATGGAGCTGCTCATCATGATGGACGCCTGCCGGCGGGCCTCGGCCGGGTCGATCACCGCGGTGATCCCCTACTACGGCTACGCGCGGCAGGACCGGAAGGTGCGGCCCCGCACACCCATCACCGCCTCGCTCGTCGCCCAGCTCCTCGAGACCGCCGGCGCCGACCGGGTCGTCTCGCTGGACATG encodes the following:
- a CDS encoding GNAT family N-acetyltransferase — translated: MIGPVPPARTRQLEALLLEDVSPQMLTLGLLQAEGPSHFQACIQDDAVVGIFYLGQDGVAVTAAVKSRAAAMEIGEALRRRELRRLLGTQLAVAGVMAGLERNGVPKVELRLHQVTPDDMGPYVNPSLRKATGADLPDLLQSLEMAAAEEQEQGLSITPELTGAEMDRLREQITRGRIWLVDIPDQPGEIAFRVEVEAESRHGAHLGGIYTHPDARGRGLASLCMGQLARHMLARMPRLSAFVPTSNPAAQRVVRKVGFGPGVTWTQVELG
- a CDS encoding dicarboxylate/amino acid:cation symporter, whose amino-acid sequence is MRRSRLHIWILLGMVLGAGWGTALNRVHFETFEEEARAEVLGPAWTAPEAMARQKQVQGAIDARFEATFFGGAAYGLAALFLALLKMVVIPLVLFSLVCGVVGLKDFGRLGKIGLKTGAWYLTTSLLAILTGLLLVNLLGPGRGLTLPLPGGEAAPVTEGAGFWKMIVEMVPANVVQAMAEFDLLSVIVFAIFFGIFLLKLPEEKRAPVERFFEGAFAVMLEMTSFIIKLAPLGIAALIARLVASTGPSVFVDLMGYVGTVGLALALHAFVTLPSLIWLATRRNPFRVMQAMSPALLTAFSTASSSGTLPVTMERLERGVGVSNKVSSFVLPLGATVNMDGTALYECVATLFVAQVFATAHPEFALGFGAQLTIVTLALLVSIGAAGIPHAGLVMMVIIFEAVGLPLELTALLWAVDRPLDMMRTAVNVWSDSSGATVVAHVEGEIGTPELHGGPSRA
- the spoVG gene encoding septation regulator SpoVG, with the protein product MEITEVRIFPVQEDRLKAYVTITLDGCFVVRDLKVVKGHGGLFVAMPAKRRKDGTFKDIAHPLNTETRAWMEKAILDAYYEESGDQDGDED